Genomic DNA from Taurinivorans muris:
TGAGGCATTGAGAAAACAACATTCAGCCCGGCTTGCACAAATTAAAAAAATGGAAGAAGACAATCAGTATTTTTTAAGTGCTTTCAATGCCATTCCGCTGCCTGTCGCCATAAAAGACGCAAATGCGAAATTTTTGCTCGTAAACGAAGAATATAAGAAAGTCGTGTGTATGAACCAAACCGATTATCAAGGTTTGGACGTTACGCATTTGGCGTATTTTTCCGATGAAGACAGGGAAGTTTTTTATGAAAACTGCAAATATGCCATTGACCAGTCCGCTATTGTCCAGCAGGAATTCAGCCTCGGACTTGATGATGAACAGAGGAATTATGTTTACTGGCTCTCCGGCTTTGAAACGGAAAGCCGTAAGAAAGGCTTGGTTTCCATTTATTATGACGCAACATTCTTTCAAAGCATTTTGAACAGATTGAATAAAAAAGTTGTCGATTTGGAGCAGGAACAGCAAAATATCATCAAAAACTCCGCGCTTGACCCTCTGACCGGTGCGTATAACAGAAATGTTTTAGCCGGATTTCTAGAGGAAGCATTTAAGGAAGCAAGCGAAAAAGGAAGGGATTTTTGTTTATTGATGCTTGATATCGATTACTTTAAAGCGGTTAATGATACCTTCGGGCATTTGGTCGGCGATCAGGTTTTGCAGCTGCTTGTCATGCTTTTGCAAAAAACGCTGCGTGACAAAGATTATGTCGTGCGCTTCGGAGGCGAGGAATTTATCATTATTTTGCATAATACCGTTTTGGAAAATGCTTACCGTATCGCGGAGCGTATCCGGCATACTGTGGAAACGAATATGGTTACGCCGAACCATAAGCCGATTACCGTCAGTATCGGGCTTGTTTCCTACCGTGAGGGCGAGGGCGTAAAGGAACTGCTCCAGCGTGTCGATGAAAATCTGTACAGGGCGAAGACGGCAGGCC
This window encodes:
- a CDS encoding GGDEF domain-containing protein, producing MNISENCYQWLMNMHDFSAEEALWNKLSGEEQAQFEALRKQHSARLAQIKKMEEDNQYFLSAFNAIPLPVAIKDANAKFLLVNEEYKKVVCMNQTDYQGLDVTHLAYFSDEDREVFYENCKYAIDQSAIVQQEFSLGLDDEQRNYVYWLSGFETESRKKGLVSIYYDATFFQSILNRLNKKVVDLEQEQQNIIKNSALDPLTGAYNRNVLAGFLEEAFKEASEKGRDFCLLMLDIDYFKAVNDTFGHLVGDQVLQLLVMLLQKTLRDKDYVVRFGGEEFIIILHNTVLENAYRIAERIRHTVETNMVTPNHKPITVSIGLVSYREGEGVKELLQRVDENLYRAKTAGRNMVVPQM